Genomic DNA from Vicugna pacos chromosome 14, VicPac4, whole genome shotgun sequence:
AAATTAATAATCCAGAAACTAAGTCTTCATATGGTTCACCATcactatcaatttaaaaaataataaaacctgaATGGACATttgatttcctattttctctaTCCCCAGGTAACACATGAAAGGAACCCGATTTTTAAATCTAGGCACCTATATGTTTTCCTTTCATTGCTCTGTTTCTGAgtttctgacattttaaaaatcagtacttTCATTTGATTTCCCCCAAAATGGTAAGTTTGTGGCACATGGCAAATGTATTCagcacttcaaaaaaaaaatccaaacttttCTTATAGATGTGCTTAAGTCCATGTGATTCATTTATACCATCTCTATGCTGAGTACATAAATTCTAAGGTTGTGCAAACTTTTGAAAGTATTTATCTAACcaattttttcaaaaacattcaCAGGGCAGAGATAACTCTAAACAAAGCAGAAGTGAGAAAGATGGAGGTTTTAAATGTTTTCCCATTTCCTCTCCTCctaaaagaattaaatacttTTTGCACCTTGTAGACTCTTGAGTTTCATAAAGCCAGCTTAAAGGAAGGGACCAAAATGTAAACACTTTACATTTACTATCAGAAGAACTAAAAGTGGTATAAACTCCACTGTCCATGCAGATATATACTGATGAATTATGTATTCATTACAAATCCTCCAGACACCTCCTTCCTTGCCCCCCCATCCCCTAAACACATACTTGCCTCATTCCACCTTCCCCACTATTTTTAATaaagctcatctacaaaacaaactacataacAAAAGTAACTTTCTGTAGAGTCTTGCTTATAAAACTTTTGCAATAAAGGAACTCTAAACAGGACCCTCCAGGTAAAACTgccttttattttaatagaacCAGATACTATCCCAATTCTTTTAGTAGAGATTTGTGGACCATCTTCAACTTGTCAGAAAAGGAAATCTGCAGTGGTTGAGTCTTCtttagtcatttttatttcttaataaaagaaacaaaaatgatgggtcttttaaatgctttctctttccctcttccccctcccccattgcTCTCATTCGCCCCCTTTCGAAGACCCTCTTCTCCCTCTCCAGCTCTTTTTGATTAATAGATCCATGTGGCTAACGGCCTGACATATGGTGTGCGAAGCAGCTTGAGATAGTACCTTAGGCATCCCCTACGGCCATTAACATATTAGGGGCTTATGTGCAGTCAGACAGTCAGACCTCATCTAGAGCGgcatgttcagaaaggctgcacCCCAGAGCTGTTTGATAGAGAGTTTCAATAATGCACCACTCTTCAATTTTAAGGGAGTTTCTTCTGGTACCGAAACACTGGGACAGAACCAGAGTAAAGTTGAGACAGGAGACTCTTTCTAAGCTACACTCAACACAGCAATCCACAACAACAGGAGAAACTGTGTTTACATCTGTTTGTCTATGGATATGTGCGTGGAAGCACAGCTTCAGGTTCACAAACACGCACCAGCTCCTGAGTATTATCAGTAAACAGGCAACGTCAGCTGCCtggatttattttgtttaaagatttattttgtttaaagtcCTCTTTACACCAGGAATACTAACAGTACAAAAACAGTACAGTTGCTGATAGAGATGattcaaaagtgaaaacaaaatgcaGCATAATGTTTAGGAAAGAAACGGCTCTGAATCATGTAGCTTGATGTTTTTCCCTAATAGAAGAAATTAAGTGTATTTTTACATCTGTAGCttcagaaaaaagaaggaaatgatgaACGTATGGACTCTAAAAGATGTGattatattttaagtgtatttGCAGATCAAATCCCAGGAGAGATAACTATTGCTCTACAGAATCTACAacttacaaacaaacaaaatcttgaCAACAATTCTGAAAGGTGAAGGAagcatatatgcatacatatatacacataatatatagagacacatgtatgtatgtatacatttttgGTGACAGAGATGATATTAAAAATCAAAGCAGACATCCCACTTGAAGCTTATTTAATTCACTACCGTCGTAACTGAAGCTTGAAATTCCCTTTACCCAACGTTCTTGTCCTTCTAGCCTCCTGCTGATAAACCACTGTACCCCTTTTGAACTGTACTCTGGCTGTTTGCTTGGCAAATAAATGCTGTTCCGCCCTATTAAACCTTTTAGGTAGTTTCATCTTCAGATTTCTCAAATACAGAACTAATAAGGAGGTGCTTTGATGCTGTTTTACTTTCAAACTAAGCCTCGAGGCGTTGAAACGCGCGAAAGGTAACCGAAAAAGTAAATTGCCAGGAGCAAGGCGTACCCTCCTTTCAAAATCGCTCCAACCCTCTGCATTGCACTGCGTGGCAGCCGAAAATCGTCCATCCCTGTGCAGAACTGCGCCCCGTTGGCAGCCCCTGGGGTTCTGAACCCGTGCCACGCAACCAGAAGGATGAGAAGAGGGGAAGCACTTTTAAGTTTAAAAGCCTTGGAATCCCTTGGGAGAGGGGAAAGACGGGAGGTAGAGAAAGCGAAGCTTCCCAAAAGTTGATTCTAGACAAACAAATACCAGGTTGGAAGTGAAGATTAAGAAAGGGCAACTTGTTTAAGCACCCAGTAATAAAACTTTTGCATAAGGCGTGGCGACGATGCGCGAGAGCCTGCTCATAGGCGCTAAGGCTGATTTCAAACCTCGGAGTCTCTCACACACTTAattcccctacacacacacacacacacacacacacacacacacacacacacacacccttagtTGAATATAAGCAAATGAAACAATTGGAACatatctgttttctttaaaactgGAATGAAAGAGACTCCCGCTCAAAGGCATCACGGTTCCTCTGATTTAGGTATCTTTCCGGAGGAAATGAAAGCCCTGGGGATATACCTCTGCCCAGAGTCAAATGGATCCGACCTGCTTTTTTAAATGCCTGTATTTCCATTGCTAACTCATAAAACACGTTTTAAGCAGGATAGTTGAGCTCCAATCTCAGCCTCAGAGCTCCTCGTCACattctgcttctctttctctttctttcatcacAACGCTTTGGTAAAGTCGCATAAGTGATCAAAATTAACATAAATCATTATTAGTTATTAGGATTTGCTCTAAATTATACTGTGACTATCGCACCAGCCCCATCTGCCGCCCCTGCTCTCGCAGCAATAGATTGCAGATAAAATAAATGTCCTTACCCCATTAGAAGGTTCCTGTCTCTGTAGCCAAAAGCCAAACAAAAGCAATAAATACAGGGCTTTTTCTCTCCACTATTCAGCTGTGACTCTTTTCATCAGCTCTTCCTCTAGAAAAGCTCGATAGCTGCCTGAAAATATTGCATTTTATATCACCAAAGGGCGATTAATATTGCATTAactgtatttaacattttttaagcgCGAGTGCTCTACAATGAGTTAGTTTCTGTTAATAAGTACAGGGGTATCAGAACTGCAGACCACTTAAGATATCCGTATAAACATATTATTTGTCTcacacttttgttttgttttttaatatataatgttaGAATGTAGCGCGCGATGTTTGAAGTGGAAGAAGCCGTGCTAATGGTCTGCTTAAAGTATTCTGACACCGACTGGAGACAGCCAGGTCTCTGCCTTCATTAAATGTTTATTGTCAACActtggcgggggcggggggccgagggagggtggggggagactGGTGTAAGTGAATTTCCACTGCTGGAAATTGTCGACACATTGTTTTATTCTGATCCATGGCTACAAAAGTTTGTATGCATCATGCTGCACTGAAGCTAGGCGTCAGTTACCAAACTTTTGTTTGTAATTCGTTTTACCTAATCAATGCAAGGAGtctgcctctcttcctcctccatcccTCCTTTTGCTACTTCTTTTTTCCACGTTTCTTCAgtttcccttctccttttcttattctcttcGCTTTCTAAATCGGAGAGACGCGACCTCCGGGCCATTCGGGCttggggcaggggatgggaggaCGCTGTCCTCCCTCCTTGGACTTTTCCAGTTTCTTTGGAACGCAAGACTTTCAACCTCCGTTTTGCGATCCAGGACTCCACGGAATTCTCCGGGACGAATGCCTAGCGACCAGCCTCCCTCCCGCCACGGGTATAAATTCTTGCCTAATAAGGTTAAATTCGTAGGAAAGCTTTGCTGGTGTGCACcctaacaacaaaacaaaagccaagaCCTTATTGCTcccaattcttttttaaaaacgtCAACCAGTTTTGAAAGTTTTGTGGTATTTAAGGCGTCTATTGACTTAGGCAGACTATGGAGAGGGGAGTATTTTTAACCTCTGTGAGATGCTGGCCCCTTCCCTTTTCTCGAAGGACGTCCTCAAAAGCACTAACAGGGTGGGAAAGGACCCTCCGGAGCGTCTAATTACCAGCTGAGGAACTCCGGCTCAATTCTCCGAGGGGACTCAGCGCACGCAACACGCATGCGCGGTCTCAGCGCGCTCCCCGCGCTTCGTGCGCGCCCCGTCCGCCCGGCGCTCTCCGCGGTCCGCACCCCGCCGGTCACGCCTGCGCACGCGCGCCGGACGCCAGCGACTCTTGCGTTAGACCCGCTCCGGTGCTCTGCCGCCAGGCTAAGTCCGGACCAGGGTCGGTAGGCGGTGGCTATTCGTCCGTACGAGAGGAGTTGCGGCCTCTGGCAGTTGGAAGCCTCCGGGCCGCGAGCCTCGGGGCAGATGGCGGAGGGGCGCGGATCCGGCGCATCGCGGTCTCTCAGCCGCGGCTCTCACGCTTTGCGCGCTGGGATTCCCGCGCGGACTGCTCGGGTTGGATGGGTGTTTTCCCGGAAAGCGAGAACCCTGCCTGGGTCTGGGGAGGCCGGGTCCCCTCCTGGCTGCAAATTCTGACCCAATCAGCTCTGTCTGTGGTTTGAAACGGCACCCGCCAACCCACCCGCTCCTAAGTCCGATGTCCAGACAGGGAGGCGGGCCGGCTGCAGACGCCGGTTGGAGGGAAGGGAGCTGCACCACCAGGCGGTCTCCTGAAGCTTGAGGAGCGTTTGGCCGCTCCAGATTCAGAGGGGCCCTCGCTGTGCCCTACGGATCCATCAGATTTCGGGgaggagaacaggagagctgCCCTTCTCCCATCAAGCTGACTTGACAGCAGTTACGAAGTTTTTAATTAGCTTCTTGTTgtcattcattttattaatttccagAACTCTCAGGCCATGAATTATTCAAAGGGCAAGCCTACTTGAGCGAGGAGGCCGCACGTGTCCCGCCCCGCTCGGGCCGCGCCGCTTGCCCGCTGCCCCCGGCGGGCGTGAGGCGTCCCGGTCCCGCCAGCCGGGGTGGCACAAAGGTTTGATCAAATATTAAATAACGTAATTATTGCGACAAGGCTTATCTCGCAGGTGGGAAAGAGGCCCCCCCGTGAGAATTAGAATTCggctgctatttttaaaaaatcaattaagcTTGCATTCTCCTTTAAAACTGCCCGCGAGGACTGAGGCTAAGACTGCAGCGGCAGTAACACCCAGCAGCAGAACCAACCGGGAATAATTCTGGTTATCACCTTTATCACCCCGCTGGCCACCAAGACAGTTCAAATGCGGTGGGGAACGCTGCTTTTAGCCAGCGCGCGGAAGTCAAAATTACAGCTTCACGGATTAGACTATGAAAGCCCATCCAAGTGAAAGATGGAGTAGGGGTGTTTCACGCAGGGTTGGCGGGGGAAGCCAGGGAAACAGGGCAGGGGGCTGAAAGCAGGAGCTGGCCAGGTGCGTTCTGAGCCCAGGGcgccctgtcctccctccccgcGGCCAAGTGTAGGAACGGGACCGAAGTCATCTTAATATCACAAGAGAGTAAAAATCGATAAATCACGGTAGTGGTGCCTAGTTTATTTATGAGAGTGTAATCGAAGTTGAGAGCAATTTCAGAACACGCATTTAAACAAAAATCTATTTAGAAGTTAGTTGAAGCGTCTTGAGGACATTATTTTCTAGACCTACAAAAGGAGTAGGACCCGGAGCTAGGActgggaaaaagaaatttaaaaccaaTGGATGAAACGTGGCAGATGCAGTTTATGCTTacttttcctttgcctttcctACTCCATCACCACATTTCCTGAGAAGCCAAAATGCAAACAGCACAATTTTCCCACTCTCTCCAGCTTAATTTAAGATTAACAGAACCGGAGCCACTCTGTTTTCACCCACTGACTGGCGCCGGGGTTCACTTAGAGTGAAGTTGAGATCTTCAGAAACAGAAAACTTTTGAGAGGTTAACTACCGCTGAGTGGCAAGCCTTTGCGTTCTCTCCAGGAGgaagtttgtttgcttgtttacttGTTTCTCGTGGATTGACAGTTACAGTTGTCTTAGAATAGTCTTATTATTCCTTTGGGCAGTACAAAGATTCACTTACCAGACAGCAGGGTGTTTCTTGTTTTGCACAGTCCTACATAAAGTAGGAAACTCTGCAAAGCATGTATTCTCATGATTTGTTTTATCAACATAATATTGTCTTCTCTTTATTTGGTAAGGATTTTACTTAATACAAAACAAATGCTTAAGTTCTTATTACATACACTGGTCATAATTATATAATACAAATGTATTTGTCTGCAATATTTGTTTGgggcagatttaaaaaaaaaacagcctttgtaaatatttattcGTTCATTCCTGGTTCTCCAACAATGAGATTTGGTCatacttttctataaaataacatttaaaaatgtattttattaaaaacctTGACGACATTTCAAGTtaataacaacagaaacaaatcAATCTTGATGAAAGAGATCTATTTGAAAAAATACCTCTagtgcttttttaaaacattaataactgtttaaaatcacagattttaaaatgtattcttcttttttgaaCAGCTAGCGTTCTTGTTTCACAGATTTGCCGGTGAAATTAAAAAGATTTGGCTACAGTAGTATGACTTCAGAAGACAGAACCCCAGCTATTAagaaattttatacattttgcaTCTGCTCTAAACCCAGGTCGCCAACAGAGACTCTCTGGTACCTCTGGTACAGCAGGTATTACACTAAAGTTCCAAATGAACAGAGGCATTTGACACGGTGGCTGAACAGATCAGtggatggtttttatttttgttaacctCCAAAGAAAGTCATTGAGCTACATTTTCTTAGAAACATTTTTAGGCTAGAACAATACATAAAAGCCTTCAAATGCCTCTGCTCCTGAACCTCAACTTAAATATATTAGGGGGTATCTGGTTATTTATTACCTTCCACCACTCTGAAGTGAGGGCTGTGTTTGGAGGGTttctgcagttaaaaaaaaaaaactttgataaaCACAGGCAACTAATATAGAATTCATTTTATTCAGAGCACCGCTTTCACACGAGTTATCTGAAAGTGAATTCGGTTTCAGCAGAAAAATACATCATTCTTATCCTTTCCCCTCTTTTCACCCCCCTTTCAACATCCTCCCCATCCCCGTATTTTTGGTTGAATTGAGTCTCATTTGTTGACCGGCTCTACCAGGACTTGGCCCAGTATAAACACAAAAATGCACCCAAATCATAAAACTGCTCTTCTTTCAGTTATGGTTTATTTGTAAGTGTACTGGGACACATCCCCCTGTGGTATTCTGGTGCACAGAAGTGATTCTGataggagtggggaggaggaaagataatagagcaaagaCATAACCAAGGAAAAAGCTCAGCAGACATACATGGGTAGGTAGATCAATCCGTGAGACATTTCAGGATTAACACGGGCAATTTGTAACCACTGTGTGAATGTGtgcattaaagaaaatatttacagtaatcttccttttcttcccttttcctctaaATACAAGAATATGACAAGAATGGTGTGTTTTCGGTGAAAACAGGCAGTAGACTGTGAAATCACACTATCCACAAAACGGTCTATCAGAAAGCTAGCCCAGTTTAGTGCTCAGTTTCAAATGCATAGAATGTTTGCGCTGCAAACAATGATATACAacgtaattaaataaataatgccTAACCAGAGTGAGACCTACTTGTGTTTCTTTCTGTACCTTTCAGATCATGCATGATTTCAGTCTTGTTAAatggcaggttttttttcttttttcatgtgttctgttttcaattttttagttCTTATTAAAGGATAGTAACACACCATCTCCACCCGAGATCAAAAGAGTGACTTGTGCACCAAGCAGGCATTTTACCTAACCACCTTcaattttttttgtcatttaaaaaaatccaccagCAGTTCATAAAGTACCTTAATTATTACTATGAAATACTATACATGATTTTCTATATTTGGGAGATTGATAGTGCAAATTAAAGTTCTTGCTACCCAACATTTATCCCCAGCAATAAATTActtttgaataataataataatagtaataataataacaataatgaaatagttgTTCTGCTTTGCCCCCCAACATGCAGGCCCTTTTGAAACAAATGGAGGGTTAAACCTGTCTTCCTCTCATATGGGATTTGGTTGATTCTCTCACAGACAAGTCCTGCTCCAAGTGAAAGCAGAAACTTCTCAACATTTCAATGATTTCATGTTCtccaagagagaaggaaaggggacCTAGAAGAGCAAGATGAGTCCTGTTCTGTGGAGAAAATGCGACAGAGTATCTCTCCTACCGTCTACTACCCCGTTAGGCTATttgaatcaataggaaaaaataatcagtatatagtttaaaataaaccacactcaaataaataaataaataaataaatgaaagggcAAGCAAGTTCTGAGTGGGGAAAAAAGCTTATTTTGAAACGATCCATTTTCTAGGTCTTAGATATAAGAGCAAAAATGGAAAGAGCAAAACCtggttaaaattgttttatttttctagaataaaataaatatctcgGAGCCTCTAAATTCTGCCTTTTAGTCAGCTCAAAGACTGCCTCGTTCTCCCTACAGACCTCCACCCGACCGGGACCAGGCCACAGGATTAGAGGCTGGGTCACTGGGAAACTTGAACTTTAACTAAACAAGCAGCCACCCCCACTTCCTTCAGATGTGTTCTCACTCAATGGCTGGCAAAGGAGAGCAGCCATCGGAGTCTCattgcaaaagagaaaataaatcaaagaggACTTGGATGGGGTGTAAGTGAGTCTTAGAAGGAAAATTAAACACACGGACAAAACAACTAGCTTCGACACCCAGAATTTCACCTTCCGGTTCGTTTGGTTTTCGGTTTTTGACTCAGTTCGTGTGTAGGACTGGGGCTGTGGTAATAATGGTGgtgctctttttttctcttccttaggGGGAAACGAGGCTGCAGAATACGGCTCTCTGGAGTtaaatttcaaaagcatttttctttgcttttgttctgttttgttttaatttgtctttATTTGTCTAGTTTTTGGTGGTTGGTAGGTTTGTTTTTTGTACATAGTTCCTTGGTCCCCAGGAGATTTTAATAAGTGTCTCTGGTCAAAAACAGTCCATTTCCCTACCCTTCCCAagtgttccccccaccccaacccccagatCCATCCTGCTCCTCAAAACCCCTCCTCCAGTCTCCGCTTTCCTTCCCCCAACTCCCCACTCACCCAAATGCTCCCCCTTCTCCCCCCGCCCTTCTCTCCTGTGTCCATACCCGGCACCCCTGTCCTCTAGGGTGGGAGAGGGTAAGGGCAGGGACAGCAGAGAGGAGGCGGAGGAGAGCGCTCCAGGAGGGCCTCCCCAAATGCAAGCAGGATAACGGACACTCCAAATCCGAGGGGAAGCAGGCCCGAGGAAAGACCCCCAGAAACGCCCCTTCAGCTCCTCGCTCTGCCCGGCCCGGCACCTCCCATCCCCCTCAGTAAGTAGCGGAGAATTTCATCCGCTTCTGCTTCTGTCTCTGGTTGCAAAACCACACCCGCACCACGTTCTTTTTGAGGTCCAGTTTCTCGGCGATGGCGGCGATTTTCTCGGACGAGGGCCGGGGCTGTACCGCGAAGTAGGCCTCCAGGGAGCGCTTCTCGGGCGCGGCGATGGAAGTCCGCTTGCGCTTCTTCTCGCCGCCGTTGAAGAGCTCGGGCTTGTTCATTTTCTCGCGCTGCGCGCCCTCGGCCTCCTCCAGCCACGCCTGCAGGATGGGCTTGAGCGCGATCATGTTGTTGTGCGACAGCGTGAGCGATTCGAACCTGCAGATGGTGCTCTGGCTGAGCGAGCCCACGCCCGGGATCTTGAGGTTGGCCAGCGCAGAGCCCACGTCGGCCTGCGTCACGCCCAGCTTGATGCGCCGCTGCTTGAAGCGCTCCGCGAACGCCTCGAGCTCGCGCGGGTCCGTGTCCGAGTCGCAGATGGACGCCAGGCCCGCCGCGCCCACcacggccgccgccgccgacgccgccgccaCCTGCccggcagccgccgccgccgctgccgccgccgcgccgTGGTGGGCCGCTGCCGCCACCAGCCCTGGGTGCGGCAGCCCCGACGGCATGTTCatggcggccgccgccgccgggtgCGACAGGTGGCCCAGGCCGTGCATATGCGGGTGCGGATGCGCCGAGCCGCCCAGCAGCCCGCCGCCCgggcccccgccgccgccccccgggccgccgccgccgccgccgcccgcggggCCGCCACCGCCtgggccgccgccgccccctggGCCACCGCCGCCCCCCGGGCCGTCGTGggcgcctccgccgccacccgcTGCGCCCGCGCCGCCGGCGCCGGCCATGAGCGCGAGCGAGGGCGACGAGATGTGGTCCAGCAGGTCACCGGGCTCGAgcgcctggtggtggtggtggtggtggtggtggtgtgccAGCGGCACGGTGGACGTGGACGTGCATGGCACGCTGTTCATCGTGTGGTACGTGGCGTCCGGCTTGAACGGGTGGCTCTTGCCCTGGGACACTGCGATGTCCACGGCCGCCAGCGCCTCGGCCCGCGCCAGCAGCGTTTCGTCTAGGCTGG
This window encodes:
- the POU4F1 gene encoding POU domain, class 4, transcription factor 1 — encoded protein: MMSMNSKQPHFAMHPTLPEHKYPSLHSSSEAIRRACLPTPPLQSNLFASLDETLLARAEALAAVDIAVSQGKSHPFKPDATYHTMNSVPCTSTSTVPLAHHHHHHHHHQALEPGDLLDHISSPSLALMAGAGGAGAAGGGGGAHDGPGGGGGPGGGGGPGGGGPAGGGGGGGPGGGGGGPGGGLLGGSAHPHPHMHGLGHLSHPAAAAAMNMPSGLPHPGLVAAAAHHGAAAAAAAAAAGQVAAASAAAAVVGAAGLASICDSDTDPRELEAFAERFKQRRIKLGVTQADVGSALANLKIPGVGSLSQSTICRFESLTLSHNNMIALKPILQAWLEEAEGAQREKMNKPELFNGGEKKRKRTSIAAPEKRSLEAYFAVQPRPSSEKIAAIAEKLDLKKNVVRVWFCNQRQKQKRMKFSATY